In Paenibacillus sp. FSL M7-0420, a single genomic region encodes these proteins:
- a CDS encoding homocysteine synthase, protein MSEERKLSFETLAVHAGQEIDPTTLARAVPLYQTTSYGFRDAEHAANLFALKEFGNIYTRLMNPTTDVFEQRLAALEGGAGALATASGAAAISFSILNIAGAGDEIVSSASLYGGTYNLFSTTLPKLGIKVNFVDSDNPENFRAAITDKTKALYAETIGNPQGNVLDIEKVAAIAHEHGIPLIVDNTFPSPYLLRPIEFGADIVVHSATKFIGGHGTSIGGVIVDGGKFDWKASGKFPGLTEPDPSYHGVVYTEAVGPIAYIIKARVQLLRDLGAAISPFNSWMLLQGLETLHLRLERHSQNALKVAQYLEAHDSVEWVSYAGLQSHPSYELAQKYLPKGQGAILTFGIKGGAAAGVKLIENVKLFSHLANVGDSKSLIIHPASTTHQQLSDEEQITAGVTPELLRLSIGTESIDDILYDLEQAIAASQQA, encoded by the coding sequence ATGTCAGAAGAGCGCAAGCTGTCCTTTGAAACCCTCGCCGTCCACGCAGGCCAGGAGATTGATCCCACTACTTTGGCCCGTGCCGTGCCGTTGTATCAGACCACATCCTATGGGTTCCGTGATGCGGAGCACGCCGCGAATCTGTTCGCGCTGAAGGAGTTCGGTAATATCTACACCCGGCTGATGAATCCGACGACTGATGTGTTTGAACAGCGTCTTGCAGCGCTTGAGGGCGGGGCAGGGGCACTGGCGACCGCTTCCGGAGCAGCAGCGATTTCCTTCTCTATTCTGAATATTGCCGGGGCAGGGGATGAGATTGTCTCCTCCGCAAGCCTGTACGGCGGAACTTATAATTTGTTCTCCACGACGCTGCCTAAGCTGGGCATTAAGGTGAATTTTGTGGACTCCGATAATCCGGAGAACTTCCGGGCAGCGATTACGGACAAGACCAAGGCGCTCTATGCTGAGACCATCGGCAATCCGCAAGGCAATGTGCTGGATATCGAAAAGGTTGCAGCCATCGCCCACGAGCACGGGATTCCGCTGATTGTAGACAACACCTTCCCAAGTCCGTACTTGCTGCGTCCGATTGAATTCGGGGCGGATATCGTCGTACACTCGGCGACCAAATTCATCGGCGGCCACGGTACCTCTATCGGCGGAGTCATCGTGGACGGCGGCAAGTTCGACTGGAAGGCCAGCGGCAAGTTCCCGGGCCTGACTGAGCCGGACCCGAGCTACCACGGGGTAGTTTACACTGAAGCGGTCGGTCCGATTGCTTATATCATCAAGGCGCGGGTTCAACTGCTTCGTGACCTAGGCGCGGCCATTTCACCGTTCAACTCGTGGATGCTTTTGCAGGGTCTCGAAACGCTGCACCTGCGTCTGGAGCGCCACAGCCAGAATGCACTCAAGGTTGCCCAGTATCTGGAGGCGCATGATTCGGTAGAGTGGGTCAGCTATGCTGGACTACAGAGTCACCCTTCGTATGAGCTGGCACAGAAATATCTGCCTAAGGGCCAGGGCGCGATTCTGACCTTCGGAATTAAGGGCGGGGCGGCCGCAGGGGTGAAGCTGATCGAGAACGTGAAGCTGTTCTCCCATCTGGCCAATGTCGGCGATTCCAAGTCGCTGATCATCCACCCGGCGAGCACTACTCACCAGCAGCTGTCGGACGAAGAACAGATTACCGCTGG
- a CDS encoding alpha/beta hydrolase: MRPPDKKTSGQQTGFKKVRKILLKIMAAILLAIVLFVGIVYITNVISSNAESKRIEPYGQHVSVDGKNMNVFIEGDGPDTVVLLPGFGTASPALDFKLLIDELSPYYKVVVVEPFGYGLSDATKKERTSENIVSEIHEALQQLHIDRYILMGHSISGIYSLDYVNKYSDEVSAFVGLDNSVPSLSEKKIESSETTMVKWFRNLGFARLQLKLSADPYEGLAYDEHTKEQLKLLIQKNMYNTTLLNEAENMYSSFEKAEQRGVTFPPNLPVLLFVQAEHPGTDQWIPEHKKLIMNSLHAEMELLDANHYLYRSHPKQIAEKFMSFMKGIE; encoded by the coding sequence ATGAGACCACCGGACAAGAAGACCTCGGGACAGCAAACGGGGTTCAAGAAAGTGCGTAAAATTCTGCTTAAAATAATGGCAGCCATCCTGCTCGCTATTGTACTTTTTGTGGGGATTGTGTATATCACGAATGTAATCAGCAGCAATGCCGAGTCCAAAAGGATAGAGCCTTACGGCCAGCATGTATCCGTAGACGGCAAGAATATGAATGTGTTCATAGAGGGCGACGGCCCGGACACGGTCGTGCTGCTTCCCGGCTTCGGAACCGCTTCACCGGCGCTTGATTTCAAGCTGCTTATCGACGAGCTGTCTCCATACTACAAGGTTGTAGTGGTGGAGCCTTTCGGCTACGGCTTAAGCGACGCAACGAAGAAAGAACGAACCTCAGAGAATATCGTAAGTGAAATCCATGAAGCGTTGCAGCAGCTCCATATTGACCGGTACATCCTGATGGGCCATTCCATTTCAGGCATTTATAGTCTGGATTATGTGAATAAATATTCAGATGAAGTCAGTGCCTTTGTCGGACTGGACAACAGTGTACCCTCGCTCAGCGAGAAAAAGATTGAGTCTTCAGAGACAACCATGGTTAAATGGTTCCGTAACTTAGGCTTCGCCCGGCTGCAATTGAAGCTGAGTGCTGACCCTTATGAGGGACTGGCGTATGATGAGCATACCAAAGAACAATTGAAGCTGCTGATCCAGAAAAATATGTACAATACCACTCTGTTAAATGAGGCGGAGAACATGTACTCTAGCTTTGAAAAGGCTGAACAGCGAGGGGTAACATTCCCTCCCAATCTCCCTGTTCTGTTGTTTGTCCAGGCGGAGCATCCAGGCACGGATCAATGGATTCCTGAGCATAAGAAGCTAATCATGAATTCCTTACACGCAGAAATGGAGCTGCTGGATGCCAATCATTATTTATACCGTTCCCATCCCAAGCAAATTGCGGAGAAATTCATGAGCTTCATGAAGGGGATTGAGTAG
- a CDS encoding GntR family transcriptional regulator, translating into MLKGSERKVSLKRKQGPLYQQIQKILKDRILHGVYPLGSIIPSEPQLEKEFGVSKMTVRGAVQELAQEGYVQKKSGIGTIVMRNTAYQKLSKGKRFTELLVEAGHKLEKKLLSTSLVTNDAGTEEYSRYGPYCQRIERLYILDGQPYIHLVHFLTAAALPGGGSAELGADIQSLYDSLEENDIVLENFRDRFFVESAPPEVCLLLKLPPGTPVLKRLRNSYDGEGRLIEHSIGSYNTELHHYLVSYDT; encoded by the coding sequence ATGTTGAAAGGTAGTGAACGTAAGGTGTCTCTGAAACGCAAGCAAGGTCCCTTATACCAGCAGATCCAGAAGATCCTCAAGGACCGGATTCTGCACGGGGTATACCCGCTCGGCAGCATTATCCCCTCCGAGCCGCAGCTGGAGAAAGAGTTCGGTGTCAGTAAAATGACGGTCCGCGGCGCGGTCCAGGAGCTGGCCCAGGAAGGTTATGTACAGAAGAAAAGTGGCATTGGAACCATTGTTATGCGCAATACCGCCTACCAGAAGCTCTCCAAGGGCAAACGGTTCACAGAGCTGCTGGTTGAAGCAGGCCATAAGCTGGAAAAGAAGCTGCTGAGCACAAGCCTTGTCACCAATGATGCCGGGACAGAGGAATACAGCCGCTACGGGCCGTATTGCCAGCGGATTGAACGTCTGTATATTCTGGATGGACAGCCTTATATCCATCTGGTGCACTTCTTGACGGCAGCAGCCCTGCCCGGCGGAGGGTCGGCAGAGCTGGGGGCGGACATCCAGTCCCTGTACGACTCGCTGGAGGAGAACGACATCGTGCTGGAGAACTTCAGGGACCGGTTTTTTGTCGAGTCAGCACCACCCGAGGTATGCCTGCTGCTGAAGCTTCCGCCGGGGACGCCTGTGCTCAAGCGCCTGCGCAACTCCTATGACGGGGAAGGCAGGCTGATCGAACACAGCATCGGCAGCTATAATACGGAGCTCCATCATTATCTGGTCAGCTATGATACTTAA
- a CDS encoding sugar kinase — translation MPRIAAFGEVMMRLQVPGVETLAQSSRLEYSFSGSGVNVTAALARYGHNGALITTLPETPVGEAAIAYLRKLGVDTSLIRRGGKHLGMYFLENGFGARPGRVTYTDRLGSSFNTAEADQYDMAALASRVDVLHLCGITLAMNDGVRGQMKQLAAEVKRAGGKVVFDCNYRPALWGEEGYAKARPHYEELLALADLVLMNEKDALYILGTGTADYDRITQLKQAVPAVAERFGIAAAAGTHREINADNTHSLTGYLYRQGTFAFSRKLTFPVYDRIGAGDAFASAIIHGELQDYPQQQTVEMAAAAAMLAHTIPGDTALFTESEVLRALDGHTSDVER, via the coding sequence ATGCCTAGAATCGCTGCCTTTGGCGAAGTGATGATGCGGCTGCAGGTGCCGGGGGTGGAGACACTGGCCCAGAGCAGCAGGCTGGAGTACTCTTTTTCGGGCAGCGGGGTAAATGTAACGGCGGCGCTCGCCAGATACGGCCATAACGGAGCACTGATTACGACCTTGCCGGAGACTCCGGTGGGGGAAGCCGCAATCGCTTATCTGCGCAAGCTTGGGGTGGATACGTCACTGATCCGCCGGGGCGGCAAGCACCTCGGGATGTACTTCCTGGAGAACGGGTTCGGTGCCCGCCCCGGAAGAGTCACGTATACCGACCGGCTGGGCAGCAGCTTCAATACCGCTGAGGCTGATCAGTATGATATGGCGGCGCTGGCTTCCCGGGTGGATGTGCTTCATTTGTGCGGCATTACGCTGGCAATGAATGATGGGGTGCGCGGGCAGATGAAGCAGCTTGCGGCGGAGGTGAAGCGTGCCGGGGGCAAGGTGGTGTTCGACTGCAACTACCGTCCGGCGTTATGGGGTGAGGAGGGGTATGCCAAGGCCCGCCCTCATTACGAGGAGCTGCTTGCGCTTGCGGATCTGGTGCTGATGAACGAGAAGGATGCGCTGTACATTCTTGGCACCGGGACGGCAGATTATGATAGAATAACACAGTTGAAGCAAGCGGTTCCCGCTGTGGCGGAGCGCTTCGGAATTGCAGCGGCAGCGGGCACCCACCGTGAGATTAATGCGGACAATACGCATTCCCTGACAGGATATCTGTACCGTCAAGGTACGTTCGCGTTCTCCCGTAAGCTGACCTTCCCGGTGTATGACCGGATCGGTGCCGGGGATGCTTTTGCCAGTGCCATTATTCATGGTGAACTGCAGGATTATCCGCAGCAGCAGACGGTGGAGATGGCAGCGGCCGCAGCGATGCTGGCCCATACCATCCCGGGCGATACAGCGTTGTTCACCGAGAGCGAGGTGCTCCGGGCGCTGGATGGCCATACCTCAGATGTTGAAAGGTAG
- the dagF gene encoding 2-dehydro-3-deoxy-phosphogluconate aldolase, which produces MSKIQERFYKNRAALNVLAGSIGNAKDIYEAAEGHVLVGVLSKNYATAREAAAAMTEYGQAIQDAVSIGLGAGDNRQAAVVAEIAASYAGSHINQVFPAVGATRANLGAKDSWINSLVSPCGQPGYVNISTGPVSSGNASQAIVPVRAAIALVRDMGGNALKYYPMKGLELEEEYRAVAEACGEEEFALEPTGGIDLDNFAPILEIALQAGVPQVIPHVYSSIIDPQTGSTKVQDVRTLLGMMKSLVDRYA; this is translated from the coding sequence ATGAGCAAGATTCAGGAGCGTTTTTATAAGAACAGAGCGGCACTGAATGTACTGGCTGGCAGTATCGGGAACGCCAAGGATATCTATGAGGCTGCCGAAGGGCATGTTCTGGTAGGTGTCCTCTCCAAAAATTACGCTACCGCCCGCGAAGCGGCTGCCGCTATGACAGAATACGGACAGGCGATCCAGGATGCCGTATCCATCGGTCTTGGCGCCGGGGACAATCGCCAGGCGGCGGTGGTCGCAGAGATTGCTGCAAGCTATGCGGGCAGCCATATCAATCAGGTGTTTCCGGCTGTAGGCGCGACCCGTGCCAATCTGGGAGCGAAGGATAGCTGGATTAACAGCCTGGTCTCTCCCTGCGGACAGCCCGGCTATGTCAATATATCCACCGGTCCGGTCAGCTCAGGGAATGCTTCGCAGGCCATCGTTCCGGTCCGCGCCGCCATTGCGCTGGTCCGGGACATGGGCGGCAATGCGCTCAAATATTATCCGATGAAGGGGCTGGAGCTGGAAGAGGAGTATCGTGCGGTAGCCGAGGCCTGCGGTGAGGAAGAATTTGCTCTGGAGCCTACGGGCGGCATCGATCTGGATAACTTCGCGCCCATTCTGGAGATTGCGCTTCAGGCGGGGGTACCGCAGGTGATCCCGCATGTCTATTCCTCAATCATTGATCCGCAGACCGGAAGCACGAAGGTGCAGGATGTCCGCACGCTGCTTGGTATGATGAAATCGCTGGTGGACCGGTATGCCTAG
- a CDS encoding DgaE family pyridoxal phosphate-dependent ammonia lyase, with translation MDHSLQAKYGLKRVINASGRMSILGVSAPTDSVMEAMKQGGQQYVEIADLVDKGGDYIARLLGSEGAVVVNSASSGIALSVAAIVTAGDPRLSLRLHQEPVLKNEIIMLKGHNVQYGAPVETMVFLGGGRVVEAGYANEGRAEHIEQAIGERTAAILYVKSHHAVQKNMISVEEAWEVAQRRGVPMIVDAAAEEDLRKYVQYSDLAIYSGSKAVEGPTSGIVAGKKKYIGWLKVQLHGIGRSMKVGKETTFGLLQALDEYQDKADNSQQEKQALEALKPLAGLPGVSVRIVQDEAGRAIYRGRIQIDAAAAGVDAREVNDRLREGNIAVYTRDYGVKQGYFDIDPRPLQGDDLQVIVSRIHEIIGGRS, from the coding sequence ATGGATCACTCATTACAGGCTAAATATGGATTGAAGCGTGTGATTAATGCCAGTGGAAGAATGAGCATCCTTGGTGTATCCGCGCCAACAGATTCGGTGATGGAGGCAATGAAGCAGGGCGGGCAGCAGTACGTGGAGATTGCGGACCTGGTGGACAAAGGGGGAGATTACATCGCCCGTCTGCTCGGCTCGGAAGGTGCTGTCGTCGTGAACTCGGCCTCCAGCGGCATTGCGCTGTCCGTGGCGGCCATCGTGACCGCCGGAGATCCGCGCCTCAGCCTGCGCCTGCATCAGGAGCCGGTGCTGAAGAATGAGATCATTATGCTAAAGGGCCATAATGTGCAGTATGGAGCGCCGGTGGAGACAATGGTCTTCCTTGGCGGCGGCCGGGTGGTTGAAGCGGGGTACGCCAACGAAGGCCGCGCAGAGCATATTGAACAGGCCATCGGGGAACGTACCGCAGCGATTCTCTATGTGAAATCCCACCACGCCGTCCAGAAGAATATGATCTCGGTGGAGGAGGCCTGGGAGGTTGCCCAGCGCAGGGGAGTGCCGATGATTGTCGATGCGGCTGCGGAGGAGGACCTGCGTAAATATGTCCAGTATTCGGATCTGGCCATCTATAGCGGCTCAAAGGCTGTGGAGGGTCCAACTTCGGGCATTGTAGCGGGCAAGAAGAAATATATCGGGTGGCTGAAGGTACAGCTGCACGGAATCGGCCGCAGCATGAAGGTCGGCAAAGAGACCACCTTCGGATTGCTTCAAGCTTTGGACGAATACCAGGACAAGGCTGACAACAGCCAGCAGGAGAAGCAGGCGCTGGAGGCGCTCAAGCCGCTGGCCGGTCTTCCCGGAGTGTCGGTCCGCATCGTGCAGGATGAAGCGGGCCGGGCGATTTACCGGGGACGCATCCAGATTGATGCCGCTGCTGCGGGGGTGGATGCAAGGGAGGTCAATGACCGGCTGCGGGAAGGCAATATTGCCGTGTATACCCGGGATTATGGGGTGAAGCAGGGGTATTTCGATATCGATCCAAGGCCGCTGCAGGGAGATGATCTTCAGGTCATTGTCAGCAGAATTCATGAGATTATAGGGGGAAGATCATAA
- a CDS encoding amidohydrolase/deacetylase family metallohydrolase — MVRVGTENVLRNLRLVDGRTVDISIQDGIITAITPPGQAEGRTLLDCSGLYGSSGWIDLHVHAVPELDPYGDVIDEIGVKQGVTTVVDAGSCGADRIGAFYSASLLADTRVFALLNISRIGLTRTDELSKLDWIDRNCALAAVEAYPEFIVGLKARISQSVVKDSGIQPLKLARTLSDEMKLPLMVHIGSAPPAISEVLELLRAGDVITHYLNGKANNLFQADGRPLQELLDAVARGVRLDVGHGTASFSFRVAEQAKAAGIRLNTISTDIYRGNRLNGPVYSMADVLTKFLYLGYSLEEVIRAVTSSAAAWLGKPELGQIRVGEQANLTLFSLEAGEKQLKDSEGDVRTANHYIEAKGVFVNGSLITG; from the coding sequence ATGGTACGAGTGGGCACAGAGAACGTGCTGCGCAATTTGCGGCTGGTGGACGGCCGGACGGTGGATATCTCCATCCAGGATGGGATTATCACCGCGATTACCCCGCCGGGCCAGGCAGAAGGTAGGACCCTGCTGGACTGCTCCGGGTTATACGGCTCCAGCGGATGGATTGATCTGCATGTACATGCTGTGCCGGAGCTTGACCCCTACGGCGATGTGATCGACGAGATCGGGGTGAAGCAGGGAGTAACGACAGTGGTGGATGCCGGAAGCTGCGGGGCAGACCGGATCGGGGCTTTTTATAGTGCCAGTCTTCTGGCGGATACACGGGTATTCGCGCTGCTCAATATCTCAAGGATCGGCCTTACGCGGACCGATGAGCTCTCGAAGCTGGACTGGATTGACCGAAACTGCGCACTTGCAGCAGTAGAGGCTTATCCTGAATTCATCGTCGGCCTGAAAGCCCGCATCAGCCAAAGCGTCGTCAAAGACAGCGGCATACAGCCGCTTAAGCTGGCGCGCACCTTATCGGATGAGATGAAGCTTCCGCTTATGGTGCATATCGGCTCCGCGCCGCCTGCCATCTCCGAAGTGCTGGAGCTGCTGCGGGCGGGCGATGTAATTACCCACTACCTGAACGGCAAAGCCAATAATCTGTTCCAGGCGGACGGCAGACCGCTGCAAGAGCTGCTGGATGCTGTGGCCCGGGGCGTCCGGCTGGATGTAGGACACGGTACGGCAAGCTTCTCCTTCCGGGTGGCGGAACAGGCGAAGGCGGCTGGTATCAGGCTGAATACGATCAGTACAGACATCTACCGGGGCAACCGGCTGAATGGTCCAGTGTACAGTATGGCGGATGTACTGACCAAGTTCCTCTATCTCGGCTACAGCCTGGAAGAGGTGATCCGTGCCGTCACCAGCAGCGCCGCAGCGTGGCTCGGCAAGCCGGAGCTCGGGCAGATCCGGGTAGGGGAGCAGGCGAATCTGACCTTGTTCTCCCTGGAAGCAGGCGAGAAGCAACTGAAGGACTCGGAAGGCGATGTCCGGACCGCGAATCACTATATTGAAGCAAAAGGAGTCTTTGTCAATGGATCACTCATTACAGGCTAA